Proteins co-encoded in one Candidatus Poribacteria bacterium genomic window:
- a CDS encoding HNH endonuclease signature motif containing protein, with product MCEYCQYPETVSSAPLEVDHIVPQSAKGPTQPENLALACSHCNRYKSKHQIGTDPLTKIDVRLFNPRTDNWRVNFVLNRKTGEIEGQTPIGRATVVVLLMNTEHRIQMRRRLINLQVL from the coding sequence ATGTGTGAGTACTGTCAGTATCCAGAGACAGTGTCTTCCGCCCCGCTGGAGGTAGACCACATTGTGCCACAATCTGCAAAAGGACCAACACAACCCGAAAATTTAGCACTCGCCTGTTCACACTGTAACAGATACAAATCTAAACACCAAATAGGCACTGATCCGCTCACAAAAATAGATGTTAGACTTTTTAATCCTCGTACCGATAACTGGAGAGTTAATTTCGTTTTAAATCGGAAAACTGGTGAGATCGAAGGGCAAACACCCATAGGTCGAGCAACAGTTGTCGTTCTTTTGATGAATACCGAACATCGGATCCAAATGAGGCGGAGACTAATAAACCTTCAAGTTTTATGA